The Arabidopsis thaliana chromosome 5, partial sequence genomic interval ATACAAGGCTCAGATCAGCTATAGATGGTTGGTTGCTTCCGAGCAAGAACATGGCATTGCCCTTAAGCCAAAAAGTGTCTAGAGTGGTCAGAGACTTTGTTAGTAACTGCTCAGCTTCAGCAGCTGCTTTCGGATTCAGAGGAAGACCGAGAGCTGGACCTAGTACACTATTCAGAACGTATCCAGCTGAAATAACCAGAAACATGAAACTGATCATTCCTATTTGACTCTACAAACTTCTCAATACCGATATTGTtatgaatatgaaaatgtaaTACCTGCACCAGGGCGTAAATTGGTGTGATGCCAATCCAAAACAGAGTGAATTCTGGCCCTTTTGGAAAGATCAGTCGGGTACCTAAAAGTAAACGAACGAATAACAAAGTAAAATGATTACACTTTGCATTTTGCAATCACGAACATGCATGTGTCAAACGAAAACTTACCAATGATCAACTACACTTGGGTATGCTGAGGAAAGATATATCAAGATAGCGTGACTGCGAAAACGGTTAAGATTATTCATAAACAATGGTTTAGATACAAAGGAAGCAACTTTGTGTTAAGAAAAAACCTCTCAGAGAGCTTAAGTTTGCCATCAACAATAGCTGGAACTTTCCCCATTGGGTTAATATCTGAGAAACAAAGACTCAAATCTCACTGTAAAGACCAAATCAAGTTTCAACTTTTATCGAAATCCGAATTCACCCatgtcaaaaaaaaacctttttgcTGATTATTTATACAAACCTTTAAATTCAGGGGATAATTGTTGACGATTCGCCAAGTAAATCAATATCTCATCGAATTGGATTTCATTAAcccttgaaacaaaaaaaaattagaatcaattttttttttgtgctgaATTGCGAAttaacaaggaagaagaagaaggagtttACTTGCAGAATATGAGGACAGCACGAGATGGCTGTGACATTCGATCCGCATACACTTTgagcttcatcttcttcttcctccgattTTGTGTATCGGAAAAAGTTTTCTCTGAACGAACGGCGATAATCTGGCGAAGAAGACAAGTAGTGATCTCACAGAACCAAATTAGATTGCTGTTTCCACAATAGAGAGTAAAACATCTAAACCGGCCGGTTGGGCTAAATGCTCCTTCACCATCAAATTAATGAAGTAACAAATCATAACCGGTCCTTAACCAGAAGAGTTGAAAtcacaatatttttctttctatgaaACACATGCAATATACCAAactacaaaatgttttatatttatcgtatttttttttatctaatgaACAAATAAACATGGACCGGAGCAAATCATAATGATAATCACATCCATGAGAGCCAACATTACAAAAAATCTCAAGTAAACTATCAAAAGTAATATCAAAAGCAtctcaaaatctttgaaacttAGCATTAGAGTCTCCATATACCAAACCAGGCAAAAGCTGATGAACTATGTAACTTCTAATatcctctttctcctttagAGTCTTTACCTTCACATCTTCTTGGCTTATATACACTTAAGTATTTTTGATGATTCTCCGGTTAGTGCCAAGCGTATTGATAATAAGTTGTGTATGAATTAAATATCACTGGAATGCAACAGGAGTTAGTGAATCGAAAACCGACCGATTTTTTCGTTGGACTATCTCCTCACGGTTGTAGACAGTACTCTAAGTCTTGAAATAGCTCTATGACATTCTCAGGCTTCTCGCAACTTCCGTTAGTACAGTTTAAGAACCGACTATGTTCAGAAAATGATGTGCATTGTTCGATTAGCGTTGACCGGATGCTATTAGGATTACCAGGTCTTGAACCTCTAGCAAAACTTATTAGATTCTTGCGAGgttttttcatcatcttgacTTGCCAGCTAACATTATTGAGAGGGTTTTAGGCATATGTTCGTTTGAAGAGTTTAAgaaacgaaagagagagatttgataGAAATCAAAGGGGATGGTAAAAGGGAGACATGAGAGAAATCAAAGGGAAGTGATGATAAAAGGAGACAGTTTCAAGTTTCCTACCTTAAGTTAAAGTGAAACAGAGAGGGAACAGTGACCTTACAGAGAAACAGAGCGAGAGTGTGAAGTTACAATGTTCGACTTCTTACGGAGAAACAAAGAGGGAACGTGTTTCCTACCTGAACTGGAGAGTGAAACAAACGTTGAACATAGTTAAGGAAGATTCAGTTAGTATCTATTTCTAGAAAAGCCGTCTATAGCCTGTCACTAAGTTGATAGTGAGATAAAcatagagaaaataaagagataaataCAACGAGAACATAGAGATTAGAGCATCTCATCAATGAGCTTGTTCttcaaagtttcttccttttcagAAGTTTCACCTGTTCTTCTTCCAAGAAGACTTTTAAGGACTTCCATCCTTGTTAGTTTCTTTTGCTCTTCTATGTCTTTCTCCTTCAGTGCCCACAAGTTCTCAAGTCTTGATCGGGAATCTGCctccctttcttctttctcctttagTAGCCACAAGTTCCCAAGTCTTGATCGAAAATTGGCTGCCTCCCTTTCTTCAATCATTGTTTTAGTAGCAACTTTCCTCTCTTTCTGCTTCGATGACTTCACACCAAGAGGAAGATCCATAACTTGCTCCTCTTCATCTAGTACCCACAAGTTCTCAAGTCTTGATCTAGAATCGGCCTCCCTTTcttcaagcattgttttagtagcaactttcttctctttttgctTTGACGACTTCACACCAAGAGGGCGATCCATAACTTGCTCCTCTCCATCTAGAGCTATAGGCACACTCTCCGGATTACAGCTTGAAGAATATACACCACCTCCATTCAACTTTGTTCTCTTTGAGCTTCCACCCCCCTTAGAATTTTCAGAGGTGTATGTACTACACCATTTTTTATTGTGTCGGAGCTCCCGCCATGCATGCTCAAGTTTGAAATTACTCATGTAATTGTTGTAGTACAATTGGTATGCAACTTGGAAAACATCATCTTCAGATTGACCACTAGCTCTTTGATTCAAAGCTTGATCATAACATCCAACAAATTTGCAGACGTAGTCGTTAATTTTCCTCCATCTTTGCCTGCAGTGATTCCACTCTCGCTTTGGTAGATTTGCAAGTGAAGCGCTATTTGAAACATGTGCACCAATTCTCTTCCAAAAAGTATGTGCTTGTTGTTCATCATAAACGACAACTTTACGATCCTTACTAGTATTTAACCAAGCACTAATGAGAATGACATCGTCAGGTGGACTCCATTTGCGTCTTCGAGCTTTACGATCGGTTGTGTCTTGAACGAGGTTTGGACCATCACTCGTCCCACCAATACTACTAAATTGGATACTGTATTATGGAAGATCCATGAAACTGGATGAGAAATTAAACGGAGTGTTTGGATCTCGAATGACTTATCTTTAGGGGGAAGGAGTCTCTCATATAGAGACCCTGATGAAAGTGGTcaagttttttgttcttacatCTTAGATTGAGGACCCGGTTTAGATGCGGTTGCCATCTCTCGCTGCTTCTGAAATCTATCTTTGGCTCTGAAAAGGACCTCATGGACCTCATCAGAGTGAGGCATTGTCGCTTTTCTCGTACTCTCAATCCATTGTTCAACTTTCTTATGAGGGCTAAGCAATCTAAGACGATCTTTGTCATCCAAAACctataaaatagaataaattttacaatcaAAAGTCATAACCGAGATAAGGAAGCAACTTTTTTGCTCCATAATGTTTGATATGGTTAGTTACATTGGTATTTCGATGacttaataaaacaaataaaagttggtaaagaagatgatttttttgCGTACCTGCAGCTGCATAAGTTCACATACAAGGCTGAGATCAGCTATAGATGGTTGCTTGCCCCCGAGTAAAAACTTGGCACTGC includes:
- the GSTT2 gene encoding glutathione S-transferase THETA 2 (glutathione S-transferase THETA 2 (GSTT2); CONTAINS InterPro DOMAIN/s: Thioredoxin fold (InterPro:IPR012335), Glutathione S-transferase, C-terminal-like (InterPro:IPR010987), Glutathione S-transferase/chloride channel, C-terminal (InterPro:IPR017933), Glutathione S-transferase, N-terminal (InterPro:IPR004045), Thioredoxin-like fold (InterPro:IPR012336), MYB-like (InterPro:IPR017877); BEST Arabidopsis thaliana protein match is: glutathione S-transferase THETA 3 (TAIR:AT5G41220.1); Has 8972 Blast hits to 8892 proteins in 1087 species: Archae - 0; Bacteria - 3943; Metazoa - 1934; Fungi - 336; Plants - 1045; Viruses - 4; Other Eukaryotes - 1710 (source: NCBI BLink).), whose product is MKLKVYADRMSQPSRAVLIFCKVNEIQFDEILISLGKRQQLSPEFKEINPMGKVPAIVDGRLKLFESHAILIYLSSAYASVVDHWYPNDLSKRAKIHSVLDWHHTNLRPGASGYVLNSVLAPALGLPLNPKAAAEAENILTNSLSTLETFWLKGSAKFLLGGKQPSIADLSLVCELMQLQVLDDKDRLRLLSPHKKVEQWIESTRKATMPHSDEVHEVLFRAKDRFQKQREMATASKPGPQSKIIQFSSIGGTSDGPNLVQDTTDRKARRRKWSPPDDVILISAWLNTSKDRKVVVYDEQQAHTFWKRIGAHVSNSASLANLPKREWNHCRQRWRKINDYVCKFVGCYDQALNQRASGQSEDDVFQVAYQLYYNNYMSNFKLEHAWRELRHNKKWCSTYTSENSKGGGSSKRTKLNGGGVYSSSCNPESVPIALDGEEQVMDRPLGVKSSKQKEKKVATKTMLEEREADSRSRLENLWVLDEEEQVMDLPLGVKSSKQKERKVATKTMIEEREAANFRSRLGNLWLLKEKEEREADSRSRLENLWALKEKDIEEQKKLTRMEVLKSLLGRRTGETSEKEETLKNKLIDEML